In Neoarius graeffei isolate fNeoGra1 chromosome 19, fNeoGra1.pri, whole genome shotgun sequence, the sequence CCTGATCAAAATAAAACAGTTGTTGTTGTTAGTGCTTCGGTTAAATTAAGGGAAAAAAACACGAAACCTCCTGAGTAACATGTCCATCCTTTCCCATAAGGCCTGTCTCCAGGCAGCTTTCGATCTGCATCATTATGATTATGCAGGGGAGCTgctaacagattaaaaaaaaaaaaaaaggactgccTTTCCATCTGTATTCTGAGGAGAGACAGACGGAGACCTGAGACAAAGGAGTCCCTTTCAGAGTCCCTGGAGAGATTTCCACAATGCATCTCTGGGGTTGCGCTTCTCATAGCACTAATGCCCAATCAATGCGTATATGCACTTATTAAACTCAACAGGGTCTCAAGGTAAGATGGCGGTATCTTGTTAGATGGAGCGTCGGTGTAGCAGTTTTTGTGTTCaatcaaattccatactttttATCTGCCAAATGTTTGGTTTAGCAAAGAATGAGGAGCATGTTGCACAGGATATGTTTAAAACCTTACATAAAGCAAGACACAACACATTCACAGAGATAATTAACACTCAGGAGACAAGAGGTGATTAAAAGCAATGGAAATTCCCTGCACcaggacggacacacacacacacacacacacacacacacacacacacacacacacacacactctttctcaaCACACACTATTGACTGCAATAGTAGTTTAGTATAAAATTACTTTACATTGACTACTTCTGAATTTACTTCCTTAGTCAgacatttttttttagctattgttcttatggatttttgtttttaataatgaaGTTTTCATTGGAACAGTACCTTCATGAAAATTCATAAATACAATTCTTATTTCATACAGTTTGTGGACATGCAGTTGATCTAGAATACTTCAATCAAAGTCAACAAGCTGACTATTAACCACTGGATGTTAAGAGCTAGCAACAATCCATATGTGTTAATTAATTTGCAAACATGAACAGGAAATGTTTTACAAGCTCAGTCTGGTTCTTCTTTGTCATTAGTTCATGGTGCTGACACTCTGCCCCTCTCCCACATGATATGAAAATAATTGCCATTGCTttcctgttattattattattattattattattagtggtagtagtagtagtagtagtagtagtagtttatttttcttttttaacttgaaggaaaaaaaaaactggagtTCTTGTCAGTACACTTGGAGATTACTTTTGTTTTGTGCTGATTTGtgctgaggtaaaaaaaaaaaattaaaaatcacttGTGCCAGATAATTTTGTGTTTAATTATCTGGCACCAAGCAAACACTAATGTTGCCACAGCTAATAAATGCAAGTAAAAATTCCTTCTGTTTGGTAAAAAAAATGAAGATTGCATTGATAAGAAAATGTAATATATGGCATGCGTACGTGGAAACGAAGAAAGAAAAAATATTCTCCTCAACCACTTGATTAAATTACTGCTAACACAAGAGTGAGCAATTCTGGCTGCTATGTTCTCTGTTGTATTGTGATGAAATAATCCAGAATTCCTTCTGACTGTACAGTAAGTGAGTATATTTGTCTCTCTTTCACATTGCTTGCAATTACGTATGTTTGCAAAGGTTAGTTGGTCAGCTGTGAAATGCCAGTATCTCCACGGGTTTTGGTTTGAAAAATTTGCAGATGATTATCATGCTATTTCCTTTGAAGCATTAAAAGTAAAGATAACTGATAAACTGGGCAAGGGATGCTGATCTGTCTCCATTGTCTCAGACATTGCTGCTGCTGAGTAAGCATTTGTTGCCTGAAGTGTTGACTTTCTACTTTATTTTCAGTGGGTCTAGAAATGCTTTAAAATTAATTACAACTCACATATACTGTCTTATTGGTTTACAGTCTTCCGTGATtgaatggattattattattattattattattattattattgcttttaAACTCCCCTAAAATTCCACTaaaatgtggcaataaaatgcatCTAAATTATCACTCTTGGTGAAATTCAATATTTTGGTAAATCTATTTTAAATAATCACCAGCTGTCACAGCTTTGTAATAGTGATCAAAACTAAACGTAACaaaggtggggtttttttgtaaaaATTCATGTAAATGAATTAAATATTATAATTATACTCAAAAGAAGGACCAGTACTATGTACTCAAGCATAGTAATGAGTGTATATGCAGTTTGTTACTTTCACCACAAACACAGGGTAATTTAGCTTAGCCACTTGTAAGATAAGGCAGCCCTTTTtaataatctttacaaggggtgccaataattgtggagggcactgtatgtacGGAtgtatgttctctctctctctctgtaaattatatctatataattacaaaatcaCTCATATATGAGTGATTTTATGCAGAGCTTAAGTGACATAAAATTGTGCAGTTTGGAAGGAATTTGTCTGCGTGACaacaatcctgttgtcaagacaccCTTCTCAGTCATGGGTGTGAACTGGAATGAAACTATCTTCTTCTGTGCCTTTTAGCACTGTATTAGCTCATATTGTTTCTTGAACTGGTTTCCGGTCTGGATTTAGGCAACAATAAATGCAAATGTACATACAGGAAAATGCTGAAATGAAAACGactaaaaatgcaaaataaagaatgTAACTCTAACTGCAGAGAGGAAAAGTAGAGGCGTAGTACAACTGTACTGAATATATGCTACTCAAACATCAGGTATAGTGTTTGTGTATACGTGAGGTTTAGTTTCACTTCTTAATAAACCACTCAAAGTGAACACCTATGGAGAGAAGTGAAAAGGAAAGTTATAcaacttttttttgtatgttttatTTCCCACAATACCTCTGCAGTAtagttttaatgtgtgtgtgtgtgtgtgtgtgtgtgtgtgtgtgtgtgtgtgtgtgtgtgtgtaaaataacacTCCAGGCTGCTGGAGTGTTCACCCGAGGCTGTTGAAGTGCTCATCCGAGGCTTCACTGCAGTCATTGCCATCTGCCTGCCTCTGTCATTTTCCTCTCATCATCCTGACATCTCTAACATCATCTACCCTCTCTCTTTCATCTTCCATggctttttccttcttcttttccaACACAGGAACGCTTAGATAGCTCCCAATGCTCCAAAGTCTTTAGTTATCAAGTAAACACATCTGTGGCTTAATGAACAGTGAGAGCTGTGGAGGAGTTTCCATGATCACTCTGAACGAGCACGATGCATTAAAAACAAGCAGCAATCAAACAATCTAGAGACATCAAATGGATGGAtaattgaaaaaataaataatgagTATAATAAGAATAATGAATAAAACATCAATATTAATTCTGTTattaattctgttttttttccccccctgccCTGAAAATACATAATTCCCTCCCAGAGGATGTAATATGCATTTCGGTATTTGTTCTGTTTAAATTAATGCAAGTCAAAGAAAATTATGCATTACATTAAATTGTTTAAAAATGCACTTACTACAGATCAAATACAAAATGCAATATTGTCTGTAAGAACACAAAAATGTTATCATGATGTTTGAGAAGAAAATGATTAAAAtgattaaatgatttttttttaaagaaaatttctTTATTGGTAATTTTAAGATCAATTTAGCATAACAGAAGTACTAATACAGTACAACAATATAGATTATGAATGGAAAACAAAGGGGAGACATATTTAAAATGCCTCATATTAAAATGCTCTCTCACACAAATATAGAactgtacacacatacacacacgctacATATTTCCACACTCGCTTATTATTTAAGGTAagtatgctttcatggaggattgACAGGGACAATTACAAAGTGCCACCTCATGTTTCTGCACAGGATCCAACCATCTCAGTAATTGCTTGTGTTATTCAGTTTGAATGCATGGAATGAGAGAGGGGCATACAATATAGAGTCTTTAAGATAAAGCCAAATTGCAGGGACTGAGATATTGGATCGTTCATGTTGTACTTTCATTTAACAGAAAGAAATAAAGctatcagtgcacacacacacacgcacgcacgcacgcacacacacgcatagACACATATGTCAGTCAGACACATTTTCAGTCACACACGTGTTTAAAGCAtgcttttccaaaaaaaaaaaaaaaaggtgttgtgTCTGTTTATCTTGTGCCCTATTTTCTGGTACTATTCTTATAAGCAGTTGAGATTGTAGATGGAACCACGACATTACCTTGTTTCTTCATGGTGTGATCATGTCTTCCCAGGAAGGTCTCCATGAAACTGATGGATAAAATGCTGTACCCAGAGAGGCTGAGCACTTACAGTCAGCACATACAATGGTAGAAACATATGCTGGAAAAACAAGGCCATGTCTGTATTATATATTAACATATATCTCTCTTAAAACAAACTCAGTCACAGCATCTGTTAGTAATAATCTCGTGGAAATTTTCAGTCTCTGCACTTCACATCAGTTTACCAAAAAAAAGAGAAACTTAAGATTTATACACAGAATATAAAACATTCTGAATATCCCCGATATTTGAATGACTTTCCTAAGACAATTGATTTTattcacaaatttttttttctcattcttatACAAAACTAAGCTTTGTAGAATTATGTTGTAGCTCACTGAAACAATGCTTGACTGGTTGAATTGTATTAAGCATTTACAATAAGTCATTTAGGTCTGGGCTTTATGGAAGGGTGCTCACCCGTCCAGAAAAGTGCACTCTAAAACCCTAGCTGCATCAAGAACTACTATCTGTTGTAGGTCTGGCTCAAACTATACTTTATTTGTGGGGGAAATACAGAGCGCTTACAATGATTCCTCTCTGTCTATGAGCTGAGGAAGAGATGACTCCTTTACCCATGATCTTTGCCGTTTCTCTGCCTCTGCATTTTTCTGTCTTTTCAAAGATTTCTGGGAGAATCGAGAGAAAGGGTCCATAATGATCCCTATCTTTTTGCAAGAGCTGAAATAGAAATGGCTCCTTCGCCAACCATTTCTTAGTGCTCTCATTATGCATCTCTCGCTTTAAAGATTCCTGGGGAAAAGAGAGAGAATGCCCATAATGATCGCTTCTGTTGGAAAAGGCCACGTCCTCTGCTCAATATCTTTCTCTGGTTTCCTTTGCATCTTATTCTTTAAAgatttctggggggaaaaaaagagtccATGATAACCACTTTATTTCTCCAAAGGTTGGAGAAATTATGGGTTATCCACCCATAAgctgtctttgtgtctctctttctttttaaAGAGAGATCTCCTGGGCTACCATCCACTAACAATCTGGTTCATGTAGTCCTCAGTGGGCAGCCGAGCTGTGCCCTCTCCCccagccccctcctcccgtgcCAGGCTGTGGAAAGAACCCTTATTTCGGAACATCATTCTTTGTTCACGCCTCTCCAGTATGTGTGTGTACTGGTAACGCTGAAGGAACAGGTCCTTTGCGTAGTCATAGAGTTGCATGTCTAGCTCATTAAGCTCCTCAATGTGTCGTACGGTGCTCTCATCCAGGTCAACACCGGCAGCACGCGTACTGTTGTACTGTACGAATGGCCGGATGAAGCGGAGACGGAAGGTTCGCTCAAACAGGTACTGCGTTTTGCGCTGAAACTCTGTGAGCCCAAAGAAGGCCATGTCACGCAGGTTCTTCTTAGCTGACTCGAGTAGGAGACGGGCACGCTGCTTCTCAGGCAGCGTGGATGCATTGTAGCAACCTACCAGACTCAGATCAGCCAACATGCGCACCTGACGGTTGTTGGCCAGGTTGTATGGGCACTCCATGAACTGCTGGAGAGTGCAGCCTGACCAGTCTGCGCCTTCGTAGCAGGCAGGAAGCTCCTCAGGTGTGGGTGTGCGGCCGTCACACATGTGTAGTGACGTCTTCCATGTGGCGCCTCGTTGCACATGGCGCCACTCACTTAGATATCTTGACACTGGGTCCCGAAGAAGTGTGATATAGTAGAACTTCctgaaaaaaaggaataaaagaaaCATAACTATATTATATACATACATGcagtcatacatacatacatacatacatacatacatacttttCCAGTCGTCTAGGAACACCACATCCCTTTTGGACAATAGGGAAAATGACTTCAAATATAGAACAGCATTAATAGCCTTtcatatcatcatcattatcgttAACATGGTGTTAGCAGTGTGacagaaaataaaataattaaaacaaaaataagaAGGGGAGTTAGATAAAAGAAGTGAAGCAACACTTTCCCTCAGAAGCTTAGTGCTCCAGGCTATGACTGCACATAACCTACCAAACTATAATCCCTTATTACTAGCACTCTTCGGTCAAATATGGCAAGCAGGGATCTACGATAATTCAAGCAATCATTTGACAGCTTACCCAttttctctctttatctctcataTCAATCTACATTGATACCCATTGTTATTACTAGCTTGTAAATCTACATTACAAGAGTCCAAATGTCAATAAAATCCACTACCAAGACCAGCCAAGCATCAGTTAGTGATCAACTAGACACTATTGGGGTAAAAAATGAGTACCTTAGTGACTGACATGGCATAATATTTGACAATATCTTTGGAAATTACAAATCCTCCTGAATATTTCACACACAGCCATTTCAAATGAATGGtgtaaaaacaaagaaaaaatgtAGTACAGTTCATTCGACTAAACCAGCTGAACAGTAGAGACGTATGAGAATCATGCAGGCAAGTACCCTGGCCACAACCCTTCAAATTAAATGTGAATTTGGAATTGGCGCACAGAAAGTATTTTCAGAAAACAGCACTTACTGGGCTTTGCCTTGAGTGGCCCACAATGGACAAAAACCATGTTGGATGTCAGTGGTgaacaagaaaagaaaaaaaaaatcttaactggGCACCGGAGCTGGACACTAGAACAACAGGAAGTCGGAACAGGACTAATGAAGATGTTGGGTGCCAATGCTGTATAAGAATGGCATCTTCATTGGACACAGGAACCAGATGTCAGGAAGACAGGAAGTAATAGGATTGTTGAGAAATTTGCCTGGTTGAACAAACCCATGTTCTTATTGCATCATGCAAATCAAAGGAACAGAATTTAATGCAAGAGTTGTCTCTTGCCATCTTATTTGATGTGAATCAGACTGCATTCATGATGCACATTAATCAACTTTGATAATTCACTGAAGAATCTCTGAACAGCAAGACAAATCTGGAGATCACTGCTGGTCAAATCTGTCCCTTCATGGCTACAGTTTATCCAACAAGATAATTTATAGAATTGTATTGTGATTGACTAAGCAGGTTACTTAGACTGTACAACACAAATTATACTCAAATTATAGACAAAGTAAATTAGTAatttaaaaataacaataatttaaaggggcggcacggtggtgtagtggttagcgctgtcgcctcacagcaagaaggtccgggttcgagccccgtggccggcgaggacctttctgtgcggagtttgcatgttctccccgtgtctgcgtgggtttcctccgggtgctccggtttcccccacagtccaaagacatgcaggttaggttaactggtgactctaaattgaccgtaggtgtgagtgtgaatggttgtctgtgtctatgtgtcagccctgtgatgacctggcaacttgtccagggtgtaccccgcctttcacccgtagtcagctgggataggctccagcttgcctgcgaccctgtagaacaggataaagcggctagagataatgagatgagatgaataatttaAAGTACATCATTAGAAGGTCCTCATGCCATTAGCATGGATGATAAATAAccataaaataaacatttaaaaatatTGGGGGGTTTGAATGGTTAAATGCCAGATTTCGTAGATTCAACGTTGAAAAATGTTTGGGGAAAATGTTACTGTTATAATTGCAAGGGTTAAATGGCACTGCACTCACGGAATCACCCATAAATCGAAACCATAAACCTGCAGTCACGGCCTCTACATGAGCCCCAGAGACCCTGGCAGCTTCATTCTGTCCATCACTTCTCTTCCTGTCTGTCCCGACTGCACTCTCAGAGgtccacatcttgaaacatcatcACAGGAGAGGAAAAAAACGCTGGAACATTCCTGAGTCTAAGTGTAATCAGAGTTATCTGTAATGCAGTGAAGCTGGAAGGCTGATTTTGACCTTGCTGACACAATgaaacacacatacacccacTCGGGCATAAAATACACTTGCCAGAGGGACGTGACAACTCCCAAGGTACAGAATAAACATACAGTTCATTTGTTCAAAAAACAAACTGACATGCCCACTGGGGCAGACCAAATTAAAAGGCAATCATACACTTAGCTTTAGCTCTTATGAAACAGTGCTTCCCCGTTCTAATACACTGTTGACTTTGTAAGACGCAGATAGTTAACTTGTTAGCTGGATGAGATGTGCTAGAGCATGGAAAACAATGCATAGGGTAGTGGTATTCCAGGATGGGGGCTGGAAAAGATGACCATGATTGCACTATCCTAATGACAAGGATGGGATACTTGCTGAATATatgagtgttgtagtcgagtcattaaaccttgaatacaagtccagtctcgagtccccagtgttcaagtccgaattaagtccaagtcattaaaaaaaaatttagagttgagtccactactgatctgagtcgagtccgagaacaagactccaaccacaccatttgacggtggctgttttagcaccattaacatgagtttgttcctgaacatgatgtagcctatgaacagatgaatgtgtattctctttgtcagggagcgcgaagtattctgttagagatgattgggagacggatgtaagtgcagaaggtgtgtttattaatacaagtgaagacaggtaaacaatccagaatggcaggaaaaatcataaaacagtgaaacaggcaatacgtAGGTCGAACGAGGCACAAGGCTATcgcagactcggcagaatcaaagatgagaaacaggaaatcagggatcagaaaaccaaacaaggaaataaggctcggtaatgtgtcagctacgcaactcaatacttcacaaagtaagtatgctttcacagtttttatataggtacactgattgtgccttaatcctgtgcaggtgcgagtcgtttacggcgggcacaagagtccgcttggtgcgcgctgtccggagcgtgcccgcgagtctatctgatgcatgcgccaaggcacacaggtgtgacactcttgcacgaaattagtacaaatattaatgtagatataaatatcttatgccaaattattatggcatgttacaaaaaataaagaaaaaatctgagtccttgtctccaatttacgagtccgaatgcagttaatgcacgagtccaagtccaagtccgagtcatcagtgctcaagtccaagtcaagtcatgagtccttaaaattagggcacgagtcggactcaagtactacaagcctatgAGGTGCAATCAAAAAGTTCCGGGACTGTTCCTGTTGTGAACGTAGGGAGCATGGTAAGGTCATGCATGTGCAGCCAGAGCAAGCAGTTAACTTTCATG encodes:
- the hs6st1b gene encoding heparan-sulfate 6-O-sulfotransferase 1-B, with protein sequence MNITGRTMAERASKFVLIIVGSVFFMLILYQYVAPGAINFGSPAHGYLPEEDMTIFPTPDPHYVKKYYFPVKDLERSVDFEIKGEDVIVFLHIQKTGGTTFGRHLVQNVRLEVPCDCRPGQKKCTCYRPNRKETWLFSRFSTGWSCGLHADWTELTNCVPGVLNRKESKTKKLRKFYYITLLRDPVSRYLSEWRHVQRGATWKTSLHMCDGRTPTPEELPACYEGADWSGCTLQQFMECPYNLANNRQVRMLADLSLVGCYNASTLPEKQRARLLLESAKKNLRDMAFFGLTEFQRKTQYLFERTFRLRFIRPFVQYNSTRAAGVDLDESTVRHIEELNELDMQLYDYAKDLFLQRYQYTHILERREQRMMFRNKGSFHSLAREEGAGGEGTARLPTEDYMNQIVSGW